One Setaria viridis chromosome 5, Setaria_viridis_v4.0, whole genome shotgun sequence genomic region harbors:
- the LOC117857300 gene encoding uncharacterized protein, with translation MVKKKLKKLYGKDAREFFNQVMVEQPLLPFLIPLGLFAWFVERWVVPFSNWVPLAAAVWATIQYGRFKRRITVEDLNKRWKHLILNTTPTTPIEPCEWLNKLLTEVWPNYMEPKLSRRFQSTVERRLKNRKPKLIDKIELLEFSLGSCPPTLGDEGMRWITSGDQQVMCLGFDWNSHEMSVMFLAKLAKPLIGTCRIVINSIHIKGDLLLSPILDGEAILYSFESTPEVRIGVAFGSGGSQAIPGMELPGVSTWLVKLLTETIGKTMVEPRRLCFSLPAVDLRKEAVGGVLSVTVVSASNLCKSTANRQSSNGGTMPGIADNKVSQTFVEVEVGNLMRKTSTSKGLNPTWNSTFNMVLHGETGIVKFLLYELDSGGVKFNFLTSCEIKVKYVHDGSTIFWAIGHNSGVVAKHTQHCGQEVGMVVPFEDINGELTVSLVLKEWQFSDGSVTLSNSPSNGHQSPFDGSPNLQSVTGRRLRVRVVEGRALTANSKSGKCDPYVKLQYGKALYRTKTLSHTVRPVWNDKFEFDEIAGGECLKIKCYNADIFGDESIGSARVNLEGLLDGANRDVWVPLEKIDSGEIRLEIEPIKNDHNNSMQSSSSNAGAGWIELVIIEARDLVAADLRGTSDPYVRVQYGNKKKRTKVIYKTLSPQWNQTFEFPETGEPLTLHVKDHNAVLPTASIGHCTVEYSMLSPNQSAEKWIPLQGVKSGEIRVKIARRVPMSDSEKKTTLGTDPSGKGHKIATQMRDSLKKFTGLIDEGGDPEALSLAVTEMEGIQGEQEEYIEVLEREKAMLLHKIHELGSEIIRTSSGPPRTPY, from the exons atggtgaagaagaagctgaAGAAGCTGTATGGCAAGGATGCTCGGGAGTTCTTTAACCAGGTCATGGTGGAGCAGCCCTTGCTACCCTTCCTAATCCCACTTGGCCTCTTTGCGTGGTTCGTCGAACGCTGGGTTGTGCCATTTTCCAACTGGGTTCCCCTCGCTGCTGCCGTTTGGGCTACCATTCAG TATGGGAGGTTTAAAAGGAGGATAACTGTAGAAGATTTGAACAAAAGATGGAAGCATCTGATACTGAATACAACC CCTACCACACCGATTGAGCCTTGCGAGTGGTTAAACAAACTTCTAACAGAAGTTTGGCCCAATTACATGGAACCAAAACTATCGAGGAGGTTTCAATCTACTGTTGAG AGACGTTTGAAGAATCGAAAACCAAAATTAATA GATAAAATAGAGTTACTGGAATTCTCACTTGGCTCTTGTCCACCTACCTTGGGAGATGAGGGGATGCGCTGGATTACTTCGGGTGACCAG CAAGTCATGTGCTTGGGTTTTGATTGGAATAGCCATGAGATGAGTGTAatgtttttggcgaaattagcaAAGCCACTGATCGGGACTTGTCGCATTGTCATAAACAGCATTCACATCAAGGGAGAT CTTCTACTATCACCCATACTTGATGGTGAAGCTATACTCTATTCTTTTGAATCTACCCCGGAAGTCAGGATTGGAGTAGCATTTGGAAGTGGTGGAAGCCAAGCAATTCCTGGTATGGAGTTGCCAGGTGTCTCGACATGGCTG GTAAAGCTTTTGACTGAAACCATAGGGAAAACAATGGTTGAACCACGCCGACTATGTTTTTCTTTGCCAGCCGTAGATCTAAGAAAAGAAGCAGTTGGAGGTGTTCTTTCAGTTACTGTTGTTTCAGCTAGTAACCTCTGTAAGAGCACAGCTAACCGTCAAAGCTCAAATGGAGGGACCATGCCTGGAATTGCTGATAACAAGGTATCACAGACATTTGTTGAGGTAGAAGTTGGCAATTTAATGAGGAAAACAAGTACCAGTAAGGGTCTAAATCCTACGTGGAACAGTACATTTAACATGGTACTGCATGGAGAGACAGGCATTGTCAAGTTTCTTCTGTATGAATTGGATTCTGGTGGTGTCAAATTCAATTTCTTGACAAGCTGTGAGATAAAG GTCAAGTATGTTCATGACGGTTCAACAATATTTTGGGCTATAGGACATAACTCTGGTGTTGTCGCAAAGCATACTCAACATTGCGGACAAGAAGTTGGAATGGTTGTTCCATTTGAGGATATCAATGGCGAG TTAACTGTAAGCCTTGTGCTAAAAGAATGGCAGTTCTCAGATGGGTCAGTTACATTGAGTAATTCTCCGAGCAATGGTCATCAATCCCCATTTGATGGATCACCAAATCTTCAGTCCGTAACAGGAAGGAGACTTAGGGTCAGAGTTGTTGAGGGTAGGGCCCTCACTGCAAACAGTAAATCTGGAAAATGTGATCCTTATGTGAAACTTCAGTACGGAAAG GCTCTATACCGAACAAAAACGCTGTCACACACTGTTCGTCCAGTTTGGAATGACAAGTTTGAGTTTGATGAGATCGCTGGTGGTGAATGCCTGAAGATTAAATGCTATAATGCAGATATATTTGGTGATGAAAGCATTGGTAGTGCAAGGGTTAACTTGGAGGGACTTTTAGATGGTGCTAACCGTGATGTTTGGGTCCCACTTGAAAAAATAGATTCGGGAGAGATCAGGCTTGAAATAGAGCCAATAAAGAATGATCACAACAATAGCATGCAG AGCTCAAGTAGTAACGCTGGAGCTGGTTGGATTGAGCTAGTTATAATTGAAGCTAGAGATCTTGTTGCTGCCGATCTGAGAGGCACTAGTGATCCTTATGTCAGGGTGCAATATGGGAACAAGAAGAAACGTACCAAG GTCATTTACAAAACACTCTCTCCGCAGTGGAACCAGACGTTTGAGTTCCCAGAAACCGGAGAACCCCTGACTTTGCATGTCAAGGACCACAACGCTGTCCTTCCAACTGCTAGCATTGGCCATTGCACTGTCGAATACAGCATGCTATCTCCAAATCAATCCGCGGAGAAATGGATACCGCTCCAAGGGGTAAAAAGTGGAGAAATCCGTGTAAAAATCGCACGAAGGGTGCCGATGTCAGACTCGGAAAAGAAAACCACGCTAGGGACAGATCCATCTGGTAAAGGACACAAGATAGCAACACAG ATGAGGGACAGCCTGAAGAAATTCACAGGCTTGATTGACGAGGGCGGTGACCCGGAGGCCCTGTCTTTGGCGGTGACAGAGATGGAAGGTATTCAGGGTGAGCAGGAAGAGTACATAGAAGTGCTGGAGCGTGAGAAGGCAATGCTGCTGCACAAGATACACGAGCTTGGTTCCGAAATCATTAGAACATCATCAGGCCCTCCAAGGACGCCGTACTAG
- the LOC117858279 gene encoding zinc finger protein STAMENLESS 1, with product MRQEGNPLDLNNLPEEYGKQAVESSTTTATSSVDAVRIKKKSGGGKDDAAKVYECRFCSLKFCKSQALGGHMNRHRQERETETLNRARQLVFGNESLAAVGVSFRDVNMGGTAPAAMLGGGFRGGATGGGGGIGEPCLPFRQVHPRLSPPPPYHYLYTAPSTLHPMSYPATYPGPPRQPAVGDYVIGHAVTAGDALLQPPPHRGSSFSCFGAPLTAPPAATAAPAAAANVQADKVNCNCSFGCGGHSRNNNVNASS from the exons AT GAGGCAAGAAGGGAACCCTTTGGACCTGAACAACTTGCCGGAGGAGTACGGCAAGCAAGCGGTGGAGAGCTCCACGACCACCGCCACGTCAAGCGTCGATGCAGTTC GGATCAAGAAGAAGAGCGGTGGAGGGAAGGATGATGCTGCCAAGGTGTACGAATGCCGGTTTTGCTCCCTCAAGTTCTGCAAGTCTCAAGCGCTTGGCGGCCACATGAACCGGCATCGGCAAG AGAGGGAGACTGAAACCCTCAACCGTGCCCGGCAACTCGTCTTCGGCAACGAGAGCCTCGCCGCCGTTGGCGTGAG TTTCAGGGATGTCAATATGGGAGGCACCGCCCCAGCGGCCATGCTAGGAGGAGGCTTCCGGGGaggcgccaccggcggcggcggcggcatcggcgagCCGTGCCTCCCGTTCCGGCAGGTGCACCCgcggctgtcgccgccgccgccgtatcATTACCTCTACACGGCGCCGTCCACACTGCACCCGATGAGCTACCCGGCGACGTACCCGGGCCCTCCGCGCCAGCCTGCGGTCGGCGACTACGTCATCGGCCACGCAGTCACCGCCGGCGACGCActgctgcagccgccgccacaCCGCGGCAGCAGCTTCTCCTGCTTCGGAGCTCCACTcaccgcgccgccggcagcaacggcggcgccggcggctgcagCGAACGTGCAGGCCGACAAAGTTAACTGCAACTGCAGCTTCGGCTGCGGCGGCCACAGCAGAAATAATAATGTGAACGCCTCCTCTTGA